Below is a genomic region from Granulicella sibirica.
CGGGAACGTGTCCGGTCGCGAAGCCACGATTCAGCGCGCAACAACACCGGAATGCCAAGCGCGCGGGCGGCGATCATGCCGTGGAGTGCGTTCGCGGTTGCATACCCGTGGACCCAGAGAACGTCGAAGTTCCCCCGTCGAAGGCGGGTAAAGAGGCCGTAGCTCAAGGGGCTGAAGACTGTCGGCCGTCCGGTGTCGTGTATCGAGGGAAGAAACTCATATCGATATCCCTCGAGCAGCGGAATATCCCACTGAATGTCTACTCCAAAGCCCTCGTCCTGGTAGTTGCGGACGGAGAAGCCGGAGCCGAAGAAGACGGTCAGGTCGATATCCGGTTCCTGTGCAATGCGCCGCAGAAGAGGCGCCTGATACTGGATGGGGTGACTTACGAGATAGGCCAGACGCAATGCGCGTCCGGCTCCTGTCTGGCTTCCCTGGCGTGCCGGTTGTGTCGTGGCTTTCAGTGCGACCGCCTTCAGCGCACCGCGATGAGCAGAAGAGAGATGAGACTGAAGAGTGTTCCGACCCCACCCGCACTGAGGACGGTTTTCATCGCGGAGGTCGGCAGGAAGACGATGTCGCCAGCCTGCAGAATCGGATCCGGTGCCTTGCCATAAAGCACCTTCTTGATGTCTACCTTGACCTCGGTCCGCTCTGTCCCGGTTGTTCGAACGATGCGAAGATCGTTGTATTTCCCGTTAAAAACGGGTCCTCCGCTGACTGCCGCAACCTGCATGAGCGTCATTGGCCCATTGGCCAGCGGTATAAGGCCAGTCGTTTTGAAGGCGCCCACGACATAAATGACGCCTGACCTGCCGATATAGATTGTGTCGTGCGGGTAGACCGGCACATCCGCCTTGGCCATCTCCTGCGGCGTGTTTCCGAGATCGATCAGGATTGGCTGCTCGACCCCAGGCCGAATGATGGTGACTGTACGGCCAGCCGTTGGTGGAATTCCTCCCTGGCTCGAGATCACTTCGAAGAGGGTGTGCGGTTTGGACGTCAGGGGCACCACGGCGTGAAGCTCTCCGGCCAGCGTGATGATCTGCTGGGTCTGGGGCTCCGCCAGCGTGATGATGATCTCAGGGTTCTGATACATCTGAGCTTCCCTCAGCCTGCCTGCAATCAGAAGTTCCGCGTTCACGATTGTCAGGTCTGAAAGCTTTAGCTGCCCGATCAGCGGAAGGGTAACCGTGCCATCCTTGCTGAGTCGTACCGTCTCGAAATAGTCGGCCGAAGCGAAGAGCCTGACGTTGATAAGGTCACCCGCGGAAAGAACATACTCCTTGGGGTCGGGATAGAAGACTGCCGCACCGGACCCCGGGCCGCCCTGCGGCTGCGACGCCTGCGGGCCCTGAACACCTGGTGCCATTGGATTCTGGATGCCTTGAATCATCCCATTTGGCGTCTGGCCGTTGACGCCTGGAGCCGTGACGGTGTAAGGGTTCACCGTGTTTCCCCCGTTCGAACCCTGTGCAAGAGCCACTCCCGTCGAGATCAGCCCAAGCATGAGGAGGGCCGTCACTGGCGACAACCAAAGCGGGATCATCCGACAAAGCAGGGAGACGATGCGATTGTGGCTCGTCGTCTGACGTTGACTCATCGTACCTCCCTCTTCTCTTCCTTTTCGATCTTCTCTGCCTGGCTCTTTTCCCCGGTTGGCGGCTTCGTCTGCCAACTATCCGAGTCGACCCCGGAATAGGAGTAGCCCTGATATCCGTAGTACCCGTAATACTCCGGAGAATTGAGATCGACCGCGTTGAGGACAAGTCCAGCGATCGGAGCGCCCGAGCGGATGAGAAGGTCGCGGGCCCGGCGAACGATCTGCCTGCTGGATTTGCCGTGACGAACGACAAGAACGACCGCATCCGCGAGGCGCGCGAGGATCACGCCGTCGGTCACGGACAGGACTGGTGGCGAGTCAACCACGACGTGGGTATACAGGTTGCCGCAGCGTTCCAGCAGCTGGGTCATCGCGCCGGAGCTGAGCATCTCGGTCGGGAAGGGAGGTACCGGTCCACTTGCCAGGATGTCGAGGTTCGGAACTTCCGTGACGTGCTGCAGCGAATCCTCGAGGGTTGAGCCACCCGAGAGGACGGTTGAGAGTCCCACTTTGCCAGAGAGGCCGAAACGGTGATGAACATTCGGGCGGCGGAGGTCGGCGTCGATCAGGAGAACGCGCACATCGCCCTGGGCCAGAATGCAGGCAAGGTTGCAGGCCGTGGTGGTTTTGCCTTCGGAGGGGGTGGAACTGGTAAAGAGGATAAACTTCGGTGGTTGTCCCGTGGTTGAAAGCAGAAGCGAGGTCCGCAGCGAACGGAATGACTCGGCGAATTGAGACTTGGGCTGCGTCAGGACGCTGATGTTGCGCTGGGCCACGGACAGGTTTGCGGCTTGATCGGCGGCGGTGCGGCGGGCTTTGGGAATAACGGCCAGCGAGGGCAGTTCGATGACGCTCTCGATCTCGGCGATGCTGCGCAGACCGGTATCGAGACTGTCGAGCACGAATGCCACAACGATGCCGACAATCAAAGCGAAGAGAACGTTCGTGGTGATGATGCTCGAGTAAGGTTGCAGCGTCGGATAGGCGGGCAGGAGCGCCTGGTCGACCACATCGATCTCAAGCGACTCGAGCCCGGCCTGAACGCCGGCGGTCCGAAGGCGCTCGAGCAGGCCCTCATATAAGGTGCGGCTCGATTCGAACTCACGCTGCTTGATCGTGTATTCGATCAGGTCGTCGCGCATTTTGTAGGCGTCGGCCTTCTGCTTCTCGAGCGCCGCGGTTGTCTGCTCTTCGTTGGCTTTGGCTGCGTTGAAATTTTCTCTCGCCTGAGTGAGAAGGCGTTCCTGTTCGGCTTTGAGTTGCTTTTCCAGCTCGGCGAGTTCGTTCGACTGGGCTTTGACGAGGGGATGATTGGCTCCATACGTCGTCAGTAACTGGGCGAGGTTTGACCTGGCAAAGGCGACCTGGCCGCGCAGGGCGGAGAACTCGCCTGGAGCGGTTCCTGGCGTCGTCTCGATCGAGTTGTCGATCGAGTCCGGGTCCATGCCGCTCAACATGCGGTAACGGGACTCCGCGACGATGCGGGCGATCTTGGCGGTTCCCGAAGCCTTCGACAGATCTTCGAGCGACGACGAAATCTGGTTATCTTTTGGATCGAAGCCGAGCACGCCGAGCCGTTTCTGCAGGTCCATCATCTGTTCCTGAGAGAGCTCGACTTGCGCTTTCAGATCGTCCAACTGGCCGGAAAGCCACTGCGATACACGCTGGGTCGAAGCGAACCTGGTCTCGTAGCTCCTTTGGATGTAGTCCGATACAACCTTGTTGACGATGTCTGCCGACAGCTTTGGACTGAGGCTGCTGTAGCTGATCCGCATAATCTCGGTCTTGGGGACGAGCTGGATGCGAAGGCTGCTTTGCAGGCGATGGATCGTGCCCTGACGAACGCCAGGATCGTCAAGTGAAGCGTGCGGAACCTTGCCCTTTACGCCGAGAAACTCAGGATTGTTCGCTAGATTCATCTCGCGCGCGACGGTCAACATCAACGTGTCGCTTTGCAGGATGGCGATCTCCGTCATCATCTTTGTCTGCGGATCGGAGATTCCGGTGCTGGCGCTCACCTTGTATTCGTTGGAGGAGCCGCTGCGCACCTGGATGCGGGCGTAGGCTTCAAACAGGCGGGGCTGAGAGGACGCCTTCCAGTAGCCGTACGCGAAGCCGATGAGGACGGCCAGGATAAGGACCCATTTTCGTTTTCGGAGGGTGGTAAGAGCCTCGGCAAGAGTTGTTTCGGAGCCGGATGTGGATAAACCCCCCAGCGGAGCATGGGGTGTACCCGTGCCGGGACCGTCGTCTGCCATTCTTGGGGCCATTACTCCCAGTCTAACCCGAGGGGCCGTTGTCGTGAACACATATGACGTTGTGCGAAGCAATTCATATCCGCGCATTGGAAATGGAACAAAATACTCTAGAATCAACTCAAACCTCCAACCAAAAGGACTGAGTACCCATAAAGCTATGCCAAAACAAACTCAAATCGCTGTCGTCGGTTCTGGCTATGTTGGTCTTGTAGCCGCTGTCTGCTTCGCTGAGATGGGCCACAATGTCATCTGTGTCGATAACGATGAGCGGAAGGTCTCTGCCCTACAGGGAGGCGACACCCTCATTCACGAGATCTATCTCCCCGAGTTGCTGCAGCGCTATCGGAATACCAAGGTTCGCTTTATGACGGACCTTGCCGAAGCCACACGAGAGTGCGAGGCGATCTTTATTGCCGTCGGCACTCCCCAGAGCGAGACTGGTGACGCTGACCTCTCGTACGTTGAGGCGGTTGCGTGCGAGATCGCGCGCTCCATCACGTCGTACAAGGTCATTGTTGAGAAGAGCACCGTTCCGGTGTACACGAACGAGTGGATCCGCAGGGCGATCGAGCGCAATGGCGTAGCACGGGACATGTTTGATGTCGTCTCAAACCCGGAGTTCCTTCGCGAAGGAACCGCAGTATCGGACTTCCTTCATCCCGACCGCATCGTAGTCGGCGCGGACAGTGATCGCGCGGCGGCCGTGCTCCGCGAGATCTACGCTCCGCTCACCAGCGGCGAGTACTACACCAAAGAGGACGCGATCCCCGGGCCGTGTGGCGTGAATGCCGCGCCTCCGCTGCTCAACACTTCCACCAAGAGCGCCGAGATCATCAAGCATGCCTCGAACGCTTTCCTGGCGGTGAAGATCTCGTTCATCAACGCAGTTTCCAACCTCTGCGAAGCGACCGACGCCAACGTGGAGCAGGTTGCGATCGGCATGGGGCTCGATGCCCGCATCGGGCCGCGCTTTCTACGGCCGGGTATCGGTTATGGCGGATCCTGCTTCCCCAAGGACGTCGCCGCGTTCCGGTCGGTAGCCGATCAACTCGGTGTTGACTTCAGCCTCCTCTCCGAAGTGGAGAAGATCAACGGCCAGCAGAAGAAGCGCTTCCTCAACAAGGTGCGCACCGCTCTCTGGACATTGCGCGGAAAGAAGCTCGGCGTTCTTGGACTCTCCTTTAAGGGAGAGACGGACGATATCCGCGAATCACCGGCGATCGAGCTGGTGGAGATGCTGCTCGCGGAAGGCTGTTCGGTAAAGGCCTTCGATCCGGCTGCGATGGAACGGACGGCGGAACGTCTGCCCGCCGGCCCCAACCTCGAGTACGTCGAGTCATCGTATGCGGCGGCTGACGACGCGGACGCTCTTTTGATCCTGA
It encodes:
- a CDS encoding polysaccharide biosynthesis/export family protein, which translates into the protein MSQRQTTSHNRIVSLLCRMIPLWLSPVTALLMLGLISTGVALAQGSNGGNTVNPYTVTAPGVNGQTPNGMIQGIQNPMAPGVQGPQASQPQGGPGSGAAVFYPDPKEYVLSAGDLINVRLFASADYFETVRLSKDGTVTLPLIGQLKLSDLTIVNAELLIAGRLREAQMYQNPEIIITLAEPQTQQIITLAGELHAVVPLTSKPHTLFEVISSQGGIPPTAGRTVTIIRPGVEQPILIDLGNTPQEMAKADVPVYPHDTIYIGRSGVIYVVGAFKTTGLIPLANGPMTLMQVAAVSGGPVFNGKYNDLRIVRTTGTERTEVKVDIKKVLYGKAPDPILQAGDIVFLPTSAMKTVLSAGGVGTLFSLISLLLIAVR
- a CDS encoding GumC family protein yields the protein MADDGPGTGTPHAPLGGLSTSGSETTLAEALTTLRKRKWVLILAVLIGFAYGYWKASSQPRLFEAYARIQVRSGSSNEYKVSASTGISDPQTKMMTEIAILQSDTLMLTVAREMNLANNPEFLGVKGKVPHASLDDPGVRQGTIHRLQSSLRIQLVPKTEIMRISYSSLSPKLSADIVNKVVSDYIQRSYETRFASTQRVSQWLSGQLDDLKAQVELSQEQMMDLQKRLGVLGFDPKDNQISSSLEDLSKASGTAKIARIVAESRYRMLSGMDPDSIDNSIETTPGTAPGEFSALRGQVAFARSNLAQLLTTYGANHPLVKAQSNELAELEKQLKAEQERLLTQARENFNAAKANEEQTTAALEKQKADAYKMRDDLIEYTIKQREFESSRTLYEGLLERLRTAGVQAGLESLEIDVVDQALLPAYPTLQPYSSIITTNVLFALIVGIVVAFVLDSLDTGLRSIAEIESVIELPSLAVIPKARRTAADQAANLSVAQRNISVLTQPKSQFAESFRSLRTSLLLSTTGQPPKFILFTSSTPSEGKTTTACNLACILAQGDVRVLLIDADLRRPNVHHRFGLSGKVGLSTVLSGGSTLEDSLQHVTEVPNLDILASGPVPPFPTEMLSSGAMTQLLERCGNLYTHVVVDSPPVLSVTDGVILARLADAVVLVVRHGKSSRQIVRRARDLLIRSGAPIAGLVLNAVDLNSPEYYGYYGYQGYSYSGVDSDSWQTKPPTGEKSQAEKIEKEEKREVR
- a CDS encoding UDP-glucose dehydrogenase family protein, which gives rise to MPKQTQIAVVGSGYVGLVAAVCFAEMGHNVICVDNDERKVSALQGGDTLIHEIYLPELLQRYRNTKVRFMTDLAEATRECEAIFIAVGTPQSETGDADLSYVEAVACEIARSITSYKVIVEKSTVPVYTNEWIRRAIERNGVARDMFDVVSNPEFLREGTAVSDFLHPDRIVVGADSDRAAAVLREIYAPLTSGEYYTKEDAIPGPCGVNAAPPLLNTSTKSAEIIKHASNAFLAVKISFINAVSNLCEATDANVEQVAIGMGLDARIGPRFLRPGIGYGGSCFPKDVAAFRSVADQLGVDFSLLSEVEKINGQQKKRFLNKVRTALWTLRGKKLGVLGLSFKGETDDIRESPAIELVEMLLAEGCSVKAFDPAAMERTAERLPAGPNLEYVESSYAAADDADALLILTDWAEFAKLDLKRLNTALRYPIVIDGRNLYDPHAMVEHGMTYISVGRPTANPPREHA